GGATCGATCGCCCAAAGATATTCGCTATCGGCATTCCCTAATGATCCTGACTCTTCTGCCAATATTTGATGATTTGGCAAGTGTCGTTTCAATACTTTTAAAACTGCTGCTTCTGCTAGCTTATCGGCTTCGGTGACCAAATCTCCTGGACGACCTTTTTCTTGAATATCAGTTAATTTACCCCAACGTTCTTTTAATACCGCTCCCGCAGCTAAGACTGATTCGGTAGCAACATCTAAAAATATTTGTAGTTGTTCTGGGGAAGGTTGAGTCATTGTTTAAGATTTGAGCGAAATTGATTAGGAGTGTAGCGCATAGCCTGCTTCGGATTCCAGATTCCGTAACCCATTAAGCGAGCATATTCTTGAGCGTCTATAAGCAGCTTACTATATGAATGGTTATATCTGGTGTTTGCCAATACACTACCGTCTTTAACTAGCTCTTGACTAACTAAAGTTTTGGCTTGCCACACATGAGCATTGAGACGATTGAAGCTGTCTTGCTGTGAGGTTTCCATCTCTAATTTAATTGGCAATCCTGTTACTAGCTTAGATAATTTCTGCTGTGCCGTTTTTCCCCAAGGAGACTGACGAAAATCGGGGGCATCAATACCTACAATTCTTACCTGAGCGACTTCTGAAGTTCCTGCTAACATAACTTCAATAGTTTGACCACTAACTACCCGCATTACTTTTGCAGAGATTAAATTAGTCTGGTTAGGTTGAAAATTACAGCCAAACAATAATATTGAACAACAGCAAACAGTCATTACTTTAAACATCAAACACTTATCATCAAACATTTTTAAGTCAAATATTTCAGTATTCTTTTTTAGCGCAGATTTATGAGTCTCAGAATTTATCAATAGTACGCCTAATGTGAATTTAAAAAATGCTTATTCTCGCTTCTAAATGAAATTGGTCTGTAAAAACCATTACTGAATATTGGGGGACTAGCCCCCCAAACCCAAGGTGCTGTGGGGCGAATGCATTCGCCCCTTTATAAGCGCCGTCCCATTGGGGACGTTACGCCCTCCCCAAGCCCCTGACGTAAACATTAACCTTGATTTTCTATCATATTAACTAGAGTCTTATTATTAAAAAGGTTAATTCACATCAAACGTATAGTAGTAAAACTAATTTATGTTTGATTCTTTGTAACGTTCTACTGCTAGATTGATTAAGTTATCAACTAGTTGGGGAAAAGTAACTCCACTGTGCGCCCAAAGTCGGGGATACATACTGGTAGCAGTAAAGCCGGGGATTGTGTTGATTTCATTGATAAAAACTTCTCCCGTTTCTTCTACGTAGAAAAAATCAACTCTAGCTAATCCTGCTGCATCTACGGCTAAAAATGCCTTGATTGCCATTTCTTGTATTTGAGAAGCTACAGCATCAGGAAGATTGGCAGGAATATGTAGCTGTGCCGCACCTTCGGTGTATTTAGTTTCATAATCGTAAAAGTCACTTTCAAAGGTAATTTCTCCCACTACCGAAACTTTAGGATTATCGTTACCTAATACAGCACATTCGACTTCTCTGGCGGTTACTCCTGCTTCGACGACAATACGACGATCGTAGCTAGCAGCATTATCTAAAGCTTTTTCTAGTTCCCCACGCGATCGCACTTTGGCAATTCCCACCGATGAACCCAGATTAGCAGGTTTGACAAAACAAGGATAATCCAGCTTTGCTTCAATATCGTCGCAGAGTTTGGGGAAACGATGCGACCCCGCGTCGCCGTCAGGCGCAAGGGAACGCGCATCGGAACAGGGATTAGAATATATTTGCGCTCTGTTGACCGCCACGTATTTTACCTGGGGCAATTCTGCTTGAGTGAACGCCATTTTCATGGCAATCTTATCCATGCCCAAAGCCGAACCTAATACCCCCGAACCAACAAAGGGAACCTTCATCAGGCTTAGTAAACCCTGCACCGTACCATCTTCGCCATTAGGGCCATGAAGAATGGGAAACCAGACATCTATCTCTGAATAACTAGTATTTTGTCCTGCGGGGGTTAGAGAAGAAAACCCTGTAGAGGTTAGCTTATCTTCGCTCTTAGCAACGTTAGTTTCTGCTTCTGTTAAGAGCAAAGGCTCTCCTGACTCTAATACCTGTTGAGCGAGGTTACTAGGTTGCCATGTACCGTCTTTATCGATATATACAGGTAGGATATCGTATTTAGCTTGATTATCCCCTGCTTTTAAAGCTGAAGCGATCGCTCTGGCTGAAGCGATAGAAACTTCATGTTCTCCAGAGCAACCGCCAAACAATAAACCAATTTGTTTTACCATGTCATATCCCCAAAATCTCACCAGTAATGCTACATCATCTCTGGGTTTTTGGTTAGATACTTGAGGTATTTGTTTTTAAAAGATTATCTGCCAAGGTAACGGGATGCCATTCTCATTGCATCTCTCATATCTACATCACCGTCACCATCAGAATCTAAAAATGCGCTGGCAATTGAATTATTTCCCTGCATATTGCTTTTACTATTGCCAGTTTTTAACAAATTTAGGACTAAAGGAACTAAAATCGGCAGCATTGATTGAATTGTTCCTGCATTTAAACCAGTACGACTAGTAATTTGCTGAATCATACCCTCTAGCTGAGAACTATTAAATAAAGTTGATAAAACTTGCGAATTTGCTCTAGTACCGCCAAATTGATTGATAATTTGATTTACTTGAGAGGCACCGCCATGATTACGTTTTTCTCTCAAAGCGGACTTAGTGTGGTTACCCACGATAGACATGGCTGATTCTACTGCATCTGGACTGGCTTGATTATTGCCGCTTAGTTGCTTTACCGTATCTAGTATTGAGCCAAGCTGATTAGTGCTGGCTTCTTTTTGGGGATCGTCGATCGCGCTTAAAATTTGATTAAAAATGCTCATCTTGTTTGATTTGAATTCCTACTTACTTTTCTAAATTATTATCTAAATTAGGAGTATTAAAAACATATTCTTTACTCAAATCTCCAGGCTGCCACTCCTAAACAAGCCCAACCAACAATAAACGCCACGCCACCCAAAGGTGTAATCGCACCAAGCCATTTAACTCCGCTTAAGCTTAGGGCATACAGGCTACCAGAAAATAGCACTATTCCCGTAGTAAAAGCATATCCCGCTGCTATTAAAAAAACAGATTCTGTAGATAAACGAGTCAGCAGCAATGCCACTAAAATTAGAGCCAGAGCATGATACATCTGATATTTTGTACCAGTTTCCCAGATCTCTAAGGCGCGCTCACTCAATCTGTCTTTGAGGGCATGACTAGCAAATGCCCCTAAAATTACGGATATACCCCCCAATGCTGCTGCGATCGCCAAAAAAATTCGAGCCACAATTGTTTTCCTTTAGTTACTTACAAATTATATAATCTGACAACATTAACTTTGTTGAGAAAAATTAAAGTCTTACGGATAAAATAAGAATAATATAACCCTTCTTCACAATCTTGATTTTAGTAACGTCGATGACTTCAGGAAAGTCTTATTTGGGCTAATTTCAAATATATTATCTTTATTTAATTTAATCTAGGAAAATTTATGACAGCTACATTTTGTGAGTATAAGCCAGGTTTAGAAGGTATTCCAGCGACAAAATCTAGTATTAGCTCTGTTGATGGTCAAAAAGGAATTTTAGAATATCGCGGTATTGCGATCGAAGAATTAACTAAACAAGGTAGTTTTTTAGAAACGGCGTACTTACTTATTTGGGGCAAACTACCTAGCGAACAACAGCTTGAAGAATTCCAGACTGAAATTATATATCATCGTCGAATTAAATATCGGATTCGGGATATGATGAAATGTTTTCCTGAGACTGGACATCCGATGGATGCACTACAAACATCAGCAGCAGCCTTAGGTTTATTTTATGCTCGACGCGCCTTAGACGATCCTGAATATATTAGACGAGCGGTAGTACGTATTCTGGCTAAGATTCCGACTATGGTGGCTGCATTTCACCAGATGCGTCGGGGAAATGATGCCATTAAACCCAACGATAACCTTGATTATGCAGCCAACTTTTTATATATGCTGACGGAGAAAAAACCCCATCCCCTAGAAGCCAAAGTCTTTGATGTCTGTTTAACACTGCACGCAGAACATACAATTAATGCCTCAACTTTTTCGGCTATGGTAACGGCTTCGACTCTTACCGATCCTTACGCGGTAGTTGCTTCGGCAGTAGGAACTTTGGCTGGACCACTTCACGGAGGAGCAAATGAAGAAGTATTGTTGATGTTAGAAGATATTGGTTCAATGGATAATGTTCAGCCCTATGTAGAAAATTTGATAGCCAACAAGCATAAAATTATGGGTTTTGGGCATCGAGTTTATAAGGTAAAAGATCCTAGAGCCAAGATATTACAAGAGTTAGCCGAACAGCTATTCGACGCAACTGGACACGATCGCTATTATGATTTAGCTTTAGAACTAGAAAGGGTAATTGAGACAAAATTAGGACACAAAGGTATATACCCTAACGTGGATTTTTATTCTGGTTTAGTTTACCGCAAGCTAGGCATCCCTGACGATCTGTTTACGCCTATTTTTGCGATCGCTCGTGTGGCTGGCTGGCTAGCACACTGGAAGGAACAGCTTGCTGTAAATAGAATTTTTCGCCCTACCCAAATTTATACAGGGGAACATAATTCTCCCTATATTCCCATGGCAGAAAGATAGACTTATATTCATCCCTTTGAATGTTGGTCAAAAGGGAAAAAGTTGTTAAGATTTGTAGCATGGCACATTCAAGGCTACAGAAATTAGTCAATTACCTTCGTCCCTACTGGCGAATGGTTTTATTAGGGGGAGTCGCCCTAGTAATTGTCAATGCTTTAAAGGTTTATATTCCCCTATTAATCCGCGATAGCATCGATCAATTGCAGGGAGAGTTTAGTTTTGATCAATTATCTCGCTCTGCATTATGGCTGCTATTTTTGTCAGCGATAATGTGGGGATTTCGGATGTATTCTCGCGTGTCTATTTTTGGCATAGGTAGACAGGTAGAATTTAGTCTTAAACAGCGAATTTTCCAACATTTACTGACCATTGAACCAGGATATTTTTCGGATAATAGATCGGGCGATCTGATTAATCGCGCTACTAGTGATGTGGATAATATTCGTCGCTTGGTAGGGTTTGCTCTGTTGAGTTTTATCAACATTATTTTCGCCTATGCTTTCACCCTACCAGCGATGCTCAAGATTGACGTGAAGCTTAGTTTATTAGCGGTCGCCGTATATCCAGTCATGTTGATCACGGTACAGTTGTTTAGTGGCAAGATGCGAAGCTACCAACAAGATGTCCAGGTAGAACTTTCTAATTTGAGTGAGCTAATTCAAGAAGACATGAGTGGCATGGCTTTGATTAGGATTTATGCTCAAGAAGGTCAAGAAAGATTAGCATTTAAAGAGAAGAATCAGAACTTATTAGCGGCAAATCTGAGATTAGCTAGAACTAGAAATTTTTTGTTTCCTATCATCGAAGCTATTTCTTACGTCAGCTTATTAATTCTTTTATGGTTGGGTACAGCGGCGATCGCTAATGGACAAATTACTGTGGGTGACTTTGTTGCCTTAGTTTTGTTTGTCGAAGGATTAGTATTTCCTACTGCTTTATTAGGTTTTACGATTACGGCATATCAGCAGGGAGAAGTCAGTATCGATCGAGTAGAAGCAATTACTCAAGCCGAACCCAAAATTAAAAATAGCTCCAACTCCATTATTTTGCCCTTAGAAGACATTCAGGGAGAAATTACCGCACGCAATCTTACTTATACTTATCCAGGTACTCACAACCCTGCTCTATATGATTTAAACTTTACGATTAAGCCTGGAGAAACTGTTGCCATTGTCGGCTCAATTGGCTCTGGTAAATCTACTCTAGCTAATGCTGTTCCCCGCTTGCTAAATATAGAGCCAGGAGAGCTATTTCTTGATAATTACGACATTACCAAGCTAGATCTAAATACTTTAAGAAAAGCGATCGCCTATGTACCTCAAGATAGCTTTTTGTTTAGCACTAGTATTAAAAATAATATTCGCTACGGTGAGCCATTGAGTGAAAGTTTGGAAGTAGAGCAAGCAGCTAAACAGGCTCAAATTCACCCAGAAATTATGTCTTTTCCGCAAGAATACGAAACCTTGGTGGGTGAGCGAGGTATTACTTTATCTGGTGGTCAAAGACAGCGTACTTCTTTGGCAAGAGCCTTATTAGAAGAAGCCAAAGTATTAATTTTAGATGATGCTCTTTCTAGTGTAGATAATGAAACTGCTACCAGAATTCTTAATAGTTTGTCTCCTACAAGAGCTAAAAAAACGGTCATCTTTATCTCTCATCAACTATCAGCAGCGGCAATGTGCGATCGCATTTTAGTGATGGATGAAGGCAAGATTGTGCAAAATGGCACTCATGAAAGTTTGATTAAAGAATCAGGACTATATCAATCTCTGTGGCAACAGCACCAGTTAAAAGAAGTCTTGAATTAATTTAATTCCGATTTTCAATATTTTTTTTTTACGCTTCAATAATTTGACCAAAAATATTCCCATCTCCCTTATCTCGACTAGATTAGGGATTTTTTTTGTCCATTTTGAACATTTAAGCAAAAATCGGTTTTGTCAAGGTCACTTTACAGATTGTCACAAAACTTGTTATATTCGTTTATAGAAATTAACAAAACTAGAGTAACGGAGAAATATCTATGCCATACACTATAGATTCCGCTCGTAACATATTCTCATCAAGTACTTTAACTGCTGATGCAGTACCAGCTTTGACGGCTAGATTTAATCAACTTAGTGCCGAAGATCAACTTGCTTGGATTTGGTTTGCTTACTTAGAAATGGGTAAGACTGTTACTGTTGCTGCCCCTGGTGCAGCTAATATGCAGTTTGCCGAACCTACTCTAGATGCGATTAAAGCAATGGAGTTCCAAGAACAATCTCAGATGATGTGCGATTTGGCTAACCATGCCGATACAGAAATTTGTCGCACCTATGCTACCTGGAGTCCTAACATTAAGTTAGGCTTTTGGTTCAAGCTGGGAGAATGGATGGAGCAAGGTATTGTCGCTCCGATTCCTGAAGGGTATAAACTTTCGGCAAATGCCAATGCTGTCTTAAGTACACTTCAAGGATTAGAGTCTGGTCAACAAATCACGGCACTACGCAACACTGTAGTAGATATGGGATTTGACACTGGTAAGATGGGCAACTTCAAGAGCGTTAGCGAACCAGTTACTCCGCCTACGGAAATGTCCAAAAGAACAAAAGTCAATATAGAGGGCATTAGCAACTCCACTATCTTGAGCTACATGAACTTGTTGAATGCCAATGACTTCGACGAGTTGATTAAGCTGTTTGCTGAAGATGGTGCGCTACAGCCTCCATTTAAAAAGCCAATTGTTGGTAAAGATAAGGTTTATCAGTTTTTCAAGGAAGAATGCGCCAATCTAAAATTAGCACCTGAACGCGGTGTTGAAGAATCAGCCGAAGATGGTTACACTCAAACCAAAGTTACAGGTAAAGTACAGACCCCTTGGTTTGGTGCTGACGTAGGCATGAATATGTCATGGAGATTTTTGGTTAACTCCGAGAACCAAATTTTCTTTGTGGCGATTGATTTGTTAGCATCTCCTAAAGAACTACTTAAGCTAGCTCGTTAGTTAAAAACCGAATCTTAGCTAGTCTTGGAACTTCAAAGCCAATCACATCTATGGGCAAAGGCTTTGGAGTTTTGTAGTTATATTCAGACAAATATTGTAAATTAAATTTTAGTTATTAGTATTACAAGTGAGTAAAATTCAATGGTCTCAAACGGAAGATCAAATAGCCAAACAAGCTTTTCAGACAGCTTATAAAAGAGAAACTTCCACCTTAATTGCCAATGTACGCGATCGCGCAGGTTCAATTACAG
This DNA window, taken from Pleurocapsa sp. FMAR1, encodes the following:
- a CDS encoding thermonuclease family protein, with protein sequence MFDDKCLMFKVMTVCCCSILLFGCNFQPNQTNLISAKVMRVVSGQTIEVMLAGTSEVAQVRIVGIDAPDFRQSPWGKTAQQKLSKLVTGLPIKLEMETSQQDSFNRLNAHVWQAKTLVSQELVKDGSVLANTRYNHSYSKLLIDAQEYARLMGYGIWNPKQAMRYTPNQFRSNLKQ
- a CDS encoding D-alanine--D-alanine ligase family protein, producing the protein MVKQIGLLFGGCSGEHEVSIASARAIASALKAGDNQAKYDILPVYIDKDGTWQPSNLAQQVLESGEPLLLTEAETNVAKSEDKLTSTGFSSLTPAGQNTSYSEIDVWFPILHGPNGEDGTVQGLLSLMKVPFVGSGVLGSALGMDKIAMKMAFTQAELPQVKYVAVNRAQIYSNPCSDARSLAPDGDAGSHRFPKLCDDIEAKLDYPCFVKPANLGSSVGIAKVRSRGELEKALDNAASYDRRIVVEAGVTAREVECAVLGNDNPKVSVVGEITFESDFYDYETKYTEGAAQLHIPANLPDAVASQIQEMAIKAFLAVDAAGLARVDFFYVEETGEVFINEINTIPGFTATSMYPRLWAHSGVTFPQLVDNLINLAVERYKESNIN
- a CDS encoding DUF937 domain-containing protein translates to MSIFNQILSAIDDPQKEASTNQLGSILDTVKQLSGNNQASPDAVESAMSIVGNHTKSALREKRNHGGASQVNQIINQFGGTRANSQVLSTLFNSSQLEGMIQQITSRTGLNAGTIQSMLPILVPLVLNLLKTGNSKSNMQGNNSIASAFLDSDGDGDVDMRDAMRMASRYLGR
- a CDS encoding DUF423 domain-containing protein — translated: MARIFLAIAAALGGISVILGAFASHALKDRLSERALEIWETGTKYQMYHALALILVALLLTRLSTESVFLIAAGYAFTTGIVLFSGSLYALSLSGVKWLGAITPLGGVAFIVGWACLGVAAWRFE
- a CDS encoding citrate synthase gives rise to the protein MTATFCEYKPGLEGIPATKSSISSVDGQKGILEYRGIAIEELTKQGSFLETAYLLIWGKLPSEQQLEEFQTEIIYHRRIKYRIRDMMKCFPETGHPMDALQTSAAALGLFYARRALDDPEYIRRAVVRILAKIPTMVAAFHQMRRGNDAIKPNDNLDYAANFLYMLTEKKPHPLEAKVFDVCLTLHAEHTINASTFSAMVTASTLTDPYAVVASAVGTLAGPLHGGANEEVLLMLEDIGSMDNVQPYVENLIANKHKIMGFGHRVYKVKDPRAKILQELAEQLFDATGHDRYYDLALELERVIETKLGHKGIYPNVDFYSGLVYRKLGIPDDLFTPIFAIARVAGWLAHWKEQLAVNRIFRPTQIYTGEHNSPYIPMAER
- a CDS encoding ABC transporter ATP-binding protein; its protein translation is MAHSRLQKLVNYLRPYWRMVLLGGVALVIVNALKVYIPLLIRDSIDQLQGEFSFDQLSRSALWLLFLSAIMWGFRMYSRVSIFGIGRQVEFSLKQRIFQHLLTIEPGYFSDNRSGDLINRATSDVDNIRRLVGFALLSFINIIFAYAFTLPAMLKIDVKLSLLAVAVYPVMLITVQLFSGKMRSYQQDVQVELSNLSELIQEDMSGMALIRIYAQEGQERLAFKEKNQNLLAANLRLARTRNFLFPIIEAISYVSLLILLWLGTAAIANGQITVGDFVALVLFVEGLVFPTALLGFTITAYQQGEVSIDRVEAITQAEPKIKNSSNSIILPLEDIQGEITARNLTYTYPGTHNPALYDLNFTIKPGETVAIVGSIGSGKSTLANAVPRLLNIEPGELFLDNYDITKLDLNTLRKAIAYVPQDSFLFSTSIKNNIRYGEPLSESLEVEQAAKQAQIHPEIMSFPQEYETLVGERGITLSGGQRQRTSLARALLEEAKVLILDDALSSVDNETATRILNSLSPTRAKKTVIFISHQLSAAAMCDRILVMDEGKIVQNGTHESLIKESGLYQSLWQQHQLKEVLN
- a CDS encoding orange carotenoid protein N-terminal domain-containing protein, yielding MPYTIDSARNIFSSSTLTADAVPALTARFNQLSAEDQLAWIWFAYLEMGKTVTVAAPGAANMQFAEPTLDAIKAMEFQEQSQMMCDLANHADTEICRTYATWSPNIKLGFWFKLGEWMEQGIVAPIPEGYKLSANANAVLSTLQGLESGQQITALRNTVVDMGFDTGKMGNFKSVSEPVTPPTEMSKRTKVNIEGISNSTILSYMNLLNANDFDELIKLFAEDGALQPPFKKPIVGKDKVYQFFKEECANLKLAPERGVEESAEDGYTQTKVTGKVQTPWFGADVGMNMSWRFLVNSENQIFFVAIDLLASPKELLKLAR